In Leptolyngbya sp. NIES-2104, the genomic window CCAAGGCTCCAACTGGTGAAACCGAGAAAGAAGAACGCAATGCGATTCAGAAGTTGATGAACTTTGGACGCAAGCAGGAAGAGATTAAACAAGAAGAATCGGAATACGTCGATCACACGCCGCTGGTTATGTTTGGATCGGTACCTGATCCGATCGTGACTCAACTCACTTTAGAACTGAAAAAACAAGGTGTGAAAGTCTCTGGTTGGCTGCCCGCAAAACGCTATACAGACCTTCCAGTGATCGAGGAAGGCTACTATGTTTCGGGTGTGAATCCGTTCTTATCGCGAACGGCGACGACCTTAATGCGGCGACGGAAAACGAAACTGATTGGTTCACCATTTCCGATCGGTCCTGATGGCACTCGTGCTTGGATCGAAAAAATTTGCTCGGTGTTGAACATCGAGCCGAAAGGATTAGAAGAGCGGGAAGCGAAAATTTGGGAAAGTGTCGAGGACTATTTGAAGCTCGTTCGCGGTAAATCTGTGTTCTTCATGGGCGATAACTTGCTGGAAATCTCTCTGGCGCGGTTCTTAATTCGCTGTGGCATGACTTGTGAGGAAATTGGGATTCCTTACATGGACAAGCGCTATCAAGCCGCAGAACTCGATTTCTTAGTGAAAACCTGTAACGAAATGGGCGTAAAGGTTCCGAAGATCATTGAGAAGCCAGATAACTACAATCAGCTTCAGCGCATTCATGAGAGCAAGCCTGATCTGGTGATTACTGGAATGGCTCACGCAAATCCGTTGGAAGCTCGTGGAATCAGCACGAAATGGTCAGTCGAGTTTACCTTTGCCCAGATTCATGGGTTTAGCAATACTCGTGACATTCTAGAGCTTGTGACTCGTCCGATGCGGCGTAACACTGCGCTGCAAAGTATGGGATGGGAAAAGCTTGTAGAAGAGGCGAAGGTTTAGAAACCGTTTTAAACCTCCGCTCAGATCAAACACGGAATGTTTAAAATAAACTCTGTTCCTTGTCCGGGAGCAGGGTTTATTTCGATCGAGCCTTAATGTTTCTCCACAATGATTTGATGAGCGATCGTCATTCCTAGTCCTTAAGCCAACAGCCCAAAAACGGGACAACGAGGATCAAACGCAGAGGCAGTCTCCTAAAAATCGTCGTCTGCCTTAAAATTTCCTCAACTTTTTTCTACCTAACCGGGAATCTCACGAATCTCGCTGGATGCGATACATTCATCCGTGCAGAGTTTTACTAAGATCAGAGGTATTGATTTTATGGCGATTGATACTCTGAATGTTTGACTCTGGCAATTCCGTCTTGACAAAACCACGATCGATTCGACCGATCGGAGCCTATGCGCTTTATGGTTTAGCTGTTTGGTACGATCGCATTGTGGCACTCGATACGGTGCGCGGCTTCCTGCTGCAAATCAATCCAACCAATGACAATACGATCGTGCTCAATCCCTGTCACACCGATCAGTTCATTGATGCGAAAGGCTTTGCGATTTGGGAAGATACGATTTGGTTTACAAAAGACAATAGCGTTTACTTCTGTACGTTTGATCAATTAGAGCCGCAGTTATTCATCTCTCTGCCTTATGATGCCGATGGTGTTGGCGTTTGGAATTCTACGATTTATGTGACTTCTCAAAAGTTAGGCTATATCGTCATTTACGAGCGGCAAACCAAACGGAAGATTACTCAATTTCCATTGCCCGGAGTGGGACCCACGAATCTGACAATCCGTGGAGAAGAATTGTGGTTATGCGATCGCATTGAAGAAACCGTCTATTGTCTTGATCGTGCAACCGGAGAACTTCAGTTTAGTATGCTGACTCCATTTGTGAATCCAACCGCGATCGCTTTCCTGAACGAACCAAATACAGATCAATCAACGCTGTATGTATCGTATTCAGGCGAGGAAGCTTACATCCGCGACAATCCAAATGCTGATCCGAATTTAGAGTTAACGTATCGCGATCGTACTTTTATTCATCCGCTGTATTTTCGCTATTATCCTGAAGAGCGCTACACGTTATCGAGCGGCTATTTACTCGAAATGTCATACGTTGAGGAATTACTACCGCTCGATGAAGTGGAAGTTCAGGATTTAGAATGGCGCATTGCACTACCGACAGAAACACATCGTCAAAAGATCCGCAGTGTCGAATCGATCGGGCTTCCGTTTACTGAAGAGATCCAAGAAGGTCAACGAGTCGCCGTGTTCAAATTTCCTTCGCTTAAGTCTCAAGAGCGACACGTTTTCGGCTGGAAAGCTCTGATCGAAGTTCGAGGCATTAAATATCAATTTGACTTTGATGATGTCGATAAAGCTCCGCCGCTGACTTCTGAATTTCGCGATCGCTATCTGGTCGATGATGATGAATTAGCGATGGATACTCCTGCCATTCAGCAAGCGGCAAAAGAAGCGATCGGAACCGAGACGAATCTACTGAGGAAAATGCTCAAGATTCGGAATTATGTTTACGATCGTTTATCCTACGGCATTAAACCGCACATTGATTCACCTGATGTTGTGCTTGAGCGCGGAACTGGATCTTGTGGTGAATACGTCGGTGTGTTGTTAGCGTTGGCGCGATTGAATGGCATTGCGTGTCGAACGGTTGGACGATATAAATGTCCGGCATTTGCCGATCGTCAAAATGTGCCGCTCGAACCCGATTACAATCACGTTTGGATTGAGTTCTACGTTCCCGGATATGGTTGGTTGCCGATGGAATCCAACCCCGATGACATTGTTGAACGCGGACCGTATCCGACGCGGTTCTTCATGGGCTTACCTTGGTATCATGCCGAAATTGGTAAAGGGATTTCATTTGAATCGTTGAGGCAGAACGGCGTTCCGTTAGGGGATGTGATGGATATCTCGATCGGGGATCTCGCACTCAATCACATTCGATTCATGATTCTTGAAGAACTACCACCGTTATAGTTAGTTCTTTGGCGCAAAGAATCCCAACTGAGCCGCGATCGGGCGTTCCCGCATCGGAATTCTTGATTGAATCGGAGCATTGAGCACCTTTGCGCCAGTTGGTGTCTGAACTGCCAACGTCACTGATCCGCCACCGTCCAGGTTCAGAGCAGTTTCAGCACCTAATCTCTCCAGATACTCTGACATTTCCACATAGGTTAATCCCTCGCTGTACTGCAACTGTTTGCCATCGACCAGGATGAGCCAAAGTGTTTTGCCGGATTTATCGATCGCAATCACCGTTCGAGAATAGGGCTTATCTTTGGGCGCAATGTGCGGCGGTGGCGGTACAGGTTTTCCATCTTTCATCAAGAAATCATTGCCTGCTACCGCTTGCTCAGTTTCCTTGGGACAAAATCCACTTTGCTCAAATCGCACCCGATTCTGCGGCAGAAAACAGACCGTTGACCAGCCTGCCTGCGGTGGCGAGTAGGTATTTCCGTTTGAAGTGACTTGTCCTAGATTGTTCACAGATTGACCGATGTGCGGGTAAAAATCCCAGGGCGTTTCTTCACGAAAGGGATTGAAAAAATTCGCGTTAATTCCAATTTGAAGATCAAATTCATCCACGAATTCGGTCACAGTTCGGGCAACGGTTTCTAAACCTCTCGGAGACAGAGCAACAACACCGGGAGTCACAAAAGGACGAATACCAGGAGTCGCAAGATCGATCGCGATTTGATGTACCATCAGCGGACGCGGATCAGATAAAGCTTTCCGTTCGTATACGATTCCCGGAAACAACGATCGCATTTCATCGGTTCGGGGCGGTCGAGAAAATTGCGATCGACTATAAAGCGCGATTGGAATCATCAGCAGAACCAACACAAACAGACTCACTATTTTTCTAAAATTTGCTCGATCGCGTTGCAGCATCGCTATAACTTAAGTGTGCGCGACAGTTTTCCTGAGTATGACCCATTTTATTAATCGTGATCTAAGAAATCGATCGTTTCGGAAAAAGAATTTTGCATTAACGAATTTTCGCGGTGCAGATATTCGCGGCTGTGATTTTACAGGTGCAATCCTCAGCGGCTCTGATTTTGCAAATGTGAAAGCAGGCTTATCGATGCGGCAGAAAATTTATTTAGGAGTGTTGATTAGCGCGATTCTCCTGTTTGCTGGGGATGTGATGGCGCGATTGTTCTTTAACACGATCGGGCAATCGCCTTTAGATTTCACCACCCCGTACGTTCCCCTGTTTTATGGACTGGTGAATCTAGCTGGAATCACTTCTGCGATCGCTGCACTTAATCCCAAAACTAACTTAGGCAGAATTCTGACGATCGCAACAGGTGTCTTAATCGGTGCGATCTTAGGATTTGGGGTTGGATTCTTTTATCCTGGATTGCTATCACACGTCATCTTTCCACCCAATCGATTCATTCCCAGTAACCAAGAATGGTTCAATCAGATTCTGTCGTTTCTCGACGAGCGAAATACAACCGTTGCAGGCTTCATCGCAGTATTCGGTGCCGCAATCATGTTACTGTTTTCGCGCAGTCAAAGACGTAACAGTTTCAAAGTTGGGGTGAGTGTTTTAGGAGCGATCGCGAGTTACGTTGCGACATTTTTTTGGGTGACGATCGCGAATGCGTTCCTGATAAATCAAAATTCTACACTTGGCATTGTATTTAGCGTTGTTGCAATTATTTATCTAGCATTAACATTTATATCCATCAACCGAATCATCTATGAATTACAACATGCAATCGGAACTTCGTTTCGTGGGGCAGAACTGACTCATGCTAGATTCGAGTATGCAGATTTACGAAATACGGACTTTTCTCAAGCGATCGGATTTTCACCGTATGAGATAAAGTAAGAAAATTCAATCTCCACATTGAACAATGGAACTTTTGCTTTTAGCGGCTTCTATCATCATTACAGGTATGGTTTTCCTCTGGCTTGTACGGGTAATCAAAGCCACCTTGAGAACTGCTTTATTGATTGCCGCGATCGTCTTTGCACTGCAATTTTTTGGCATCGGCAGCGATCGTATATTGGCTCAAATGCAGCAAATCTTTCAGTCTCTTTGGCGTTTGATTCCTGGACAGCAATCTTTTAATCTCGATCGCGCAGTGTATCAAATCACTCAGGCTGCACAGTCTATCTTAGAACAATTTTCGAGCTAGAACTGACTAGAAGATCGTCTTTTCAAACCATGATTCAAGCAATCTCTAAACAAATCAATAACCTGAACCAAGTTCGTGAGAAATTCGGATTGCAGCGGACACAGAGCGACCAATTTTTTACAGAATGGACAGAGCATTTACCCGGACTGTCATCTGCTGAAAAAGAGCGACTCGACCAAATTAAGCAGCGCTATGAATATCAGCGATCGAATAATCGTCTACTTGAAGAAACAATCAAATTGCTCGTTGTTTCTCCGCTGTTGGATCTTGCTGGATTCTATGAACCGCCTTTTCAACTGAGTACTGAAACTCCAGTCAGCTTCGAGCTAGAAGATAGACAAGAAATATTACAAGGGCAAATAGATATTCTTGTGCTGCAACAACGATTCTGGGTACTTGTCATCGAAGCGAAACATACCAAGATCGAAATCGAAGTTGGGATTCCACAAATGCTGACTGATATGATGGGAAATCCGAATCCCGATCGCGCTGTTTTTGGACTGGTCACAAACGGGGTCAGCTTCGCTTTTGCAAAAACACGCCAACAAGAATATGACTTGTCACGAGTCTACTCATTGTTGCCGTGTCGGAATGAATTGTATGAAGTGCTGCAAATTCTCAAAACGATTGGTTCAGCGATTCAGCCCGATTAATACCCGCCCAACTTGCCGCGTCGTTTGGTTTCGCGTTCTGACCAGCGAAACAGCACCATCCCGATCGCGAAATACACAATCCCGTTCAAAAACGCCGCACCAAGCGCGACCCAATCTAATCCCGACTGCCGCGCCATCAAATCCCGCATCACGCCCGCGCCCGTCGTCATCGGAATCAAATATCCCAAATATCGCTGCAAACCTGTCCAAGTCTCAGTTGGAATCGTCAACACAAACAGCAATGAGAAGTTAAGAATTCCGGCAAGCTGTTGAGCGGTTTTAAAGATCAGAGTGAGACTCCCGATCGCGAATGCTAACCCATACGCACCCAGAATCACAGTGATTAATGGCAGAACTAATACTGGAGAAAAAGCAAGCCATCTTCCAGTGATTGCCATGATGAATAGAAGTACGATTCCAATCACAACAAATTGAAAAACAAGATCAGAAACGGCTCTCAGTAGTAAAGTCTTTCTAACATTGAACGGCGAAATGAATAATTGCTCTAACGTTCCGACCTGTGCTTCTCGCTGCAACGTTGCATTCACACCATTCATGATGAAAATGATCAGCGACCATAAAATATAGCCAACAATTACAGCATCTAAGCGATCGCCAAATCGAACCGTTCCACCTGCAATATATCCAACGCTGAGAAATAGTCCATAAAAGGTCACGGTCAACGCAATCACACCACCAAAAATCTCATGTGCGTACCGTTTATACTGAATCCAACTCCATTTGAGTTGTGCCAAAAATAATTCAAACATCTATTTCTTCACCAACTTCAAGAACACATCGACCAAATTCGCCTGATCCTTTTCGACTCGGATGATCGTCATCGGCTTCAGAATTTCTAACGCTTGATACAGCCATTCAGTTTGTCGAACAAAAACCGTTTTGCCTTCGATCGCAGCATCGATCGCGCTTAATTTACTGATGCGATCGCTGTCTAATTCCTGCTCTAAGTCAATCCGATAAGCATCTCCAGAAAACTGCTGAATCAATGTCTCTGTTCGCTCTTGAACAACAATTTCACCTTGCTTGATAATGGCAACGCGATCGGATAACTCCTCAGCAATATCTAATTGGTGCGTGGTTAACAAAATTGCCCGTCCTTCTGAAGCAATTTCTCGCACAAGTCGTTTCACTGTTTGAGTCGCTTCCACATCCAAACCTAATGTCGGTTCATCAAGTAAAAGTAACTGCGGTTCGTGAATCAGTGCAACTGCGATCGCTAACTTCTGCTGCATTCCGCGAGAAAGATTTTGCACGATCGTATTGCGTTTCGGGATTAATTCAAATCGCTCTAACAAACTCTTGGCTCGTTGTCGTGCGACATAGCCACTCAATCCCCGCAGCACCCCAAAATACTCTAAATTCTCCTCCGGAGTGAGTCGCCAATAGACATTTCGATTGCCTTCGAGAACGGCTCCGACTGACTTGAGCGCGATCGAATGACGATGCGGATCGCGTCCGGCAATTCTCACCTGTCCTCGATCGGGCAAAATCAACCCCGCAATCATCTTAATCGTGGTCGTTTTCCCCGCTCCATTCGCACCCAAAAACGCCAACACCTCGCAGTTAGCGATATTAAATGAAACATTTCTCACTGCCTCAACGGTCTTTCCCCCGCTTCGGTACGTCTTTTGTAACTGCTCAACTTCTAGAACTTGCATCAATCTACACACTGCAAACTGTTTCCATGATGACAGACCGACTCTTCTATCTGTGGTCTGTTGCTCATCGCCTCATTTCTCAGTATATTAAAATTTGTTAACTTGTTCTTGATTAATTCCTAGGGAAGTGTTTCAAACTCCATCTTCCAACGTATAAATTTTGTAGCTACTATTTACTCTCTCGAAGGAGCGGTGTTCTGTGACTGTATCTGTACTTTCCTCCAAAGCGGACGACCAGTTGATTGCAGCATTTTTCCAGCAATCCGAAGGGCAATGGCGATCGGAGCGTCGCTATTACACACTGCCTGACGGTGAAGCAAAGGAAATGGTCAGCCTCATTACCATCCAGTTTTTGGAGCAAGGCTCACCTGAATTGATCGAACTTGCACGCCTGCATGGACTCGAAGACGAAACTTCGATGACCTGTGGTGCAGCCGTGACTTGGGACAGCGAGAATACCGTCTCCGGTCGCACAGAATCCAAAGGATCGACTTTGTTTGGCGTAATTGGCTCGGTGTTGTATCGCGATCGCGGTTTCGCCACGTCCAAACCTGTAACCGCAGGCTTCTACTTCAACAACCCCGATACGCTCTGCCTCAGAACCGAATACAAAGGCTCAGTGTTTGAAGAAGAGTTAAAACTCATCGGTGGCAAATATCGGACTCGTCAAACAATCATTTCTCGCGCTGGCGAACAACAAATGATCGGACAGTACCTCGAAAAACGGATTGCTTAAGCAGTTCAGCAAAAGTAAAGAGCGTTTTTCTCAGCGAAAGGGATGTAGTTTGCATCCCTTTTTGACGTTTTAGGCTCCTTTAGTGCAATAACAGCTACAGTGAAATTAGCTTCAATCCAAACGCAGCGATGAAAACAATCGAAACGATCATCACTATTACCCCAAACCAGGAATTCAAGATTCAGCTACCTGAGAATTTACCTGTTGGAACGTTCAAAGTACTGCTCGTGATTGATGAAGCATCTGTTATTCCGACTGAACAAACTGAAGCAATCTCGTTTTTAGAAGCGGCTGGAGATTTGATCGGATCTCTAGAAGGATTGCCCTCTGATTTATCGACGAACAAAAGCTACTTTAAGGGATTTGGTCAGTGATAAAACGTCCCTTGTTGTTAGATACAGGCGTTTTAGTTGCATTATTGAGTCAGTCTGACCAGTTTCACCAACGGGCGATCAAAGCGGTTAAAAATGCGGATGAAAGGACTTGAACCTTCACTTCTTGCGAAACCAGAACCTAAATCTGGCGCGTCTACCAATTCCGCCACATCCGCGAACGATATTCATCATAACAGGAGAAAGGAGAATTGCTTCATCCTTTCTCCGGGGATTTCGAGTTAGGGCAGACTGCCGAGACTGAGGGGGATAAGATTGCCTTCGACGGTAAAGCCGAGCAGCATCGGTTCTCCAGAATGAATCGGTTTTCCAGTGAGGGCGCAGCGATCGTCGGTTTGAGCCGTTGCGGACAGAGTTGCTCGGACATCGGCGGCTGAAAGTTCGGGGGAATAGCTGCCCGATCGCTGTTGCACATAGTTCCACAAAATATCGCGAATGAGCGCTTGATAGCCTTGATTGCCGGAAAGTGCTTTAAGCTCCTCCTTCAACTCACGTTCTAAACGGATGCTCGTCACTTCCATTTCCGTTGTGCTGGTGCGAGTTAAGGTGTGCATCATGAGTCTCCTTAGATAAAGTGGACAGGTTTATAATACAAG contains:
- a CDS encoding ferredoxin:protochlorophyllide reductase (ATP-dependent) subunit N; amino-acid sequence: MTLADSQPQALQFECETGNYHTFCPISCVAWLYQKIEDSFFLVIGTKTCGYFLQNAMGVMIFAEPRYAMAELEEGDISAQLNDYNELKRLCEQVKRDRNPSVIVFIGTCTTEIIKMDLEGLAPKLESEIGIPIVVARANGLDYAFTQGEDTVLAAMAQRCPTKAPTGETEKEERNAIQKLMNFGRKQEEIKQEESEYVDHTPLVMFGSVPDPIVTQLTLELKKQGVKVSGWLPAKRYTDLPVIEEGYYVSGVNPFLSRTATTLMRRRKTKLIGSPFPIGPDGTRAWIEKICSVLNIEPKGLEEREAKIWESVEDYLKLVRGKSVFFMGDNLLEISLARFLIRCGMTCEEIGIPYMDKRYQAAELDFLVKTCNEMGVKVPKIIEKPDNYNQLQRIHESKPDLVITGMAHANPLEARGISTKWSVEFTFAQIHGFSNTRDILELVTRPMRRNTALQSMGWEKLVEEAKV
- a CDS encoding transglutaminase family protein gives rise to the protein MFDSGNSVLTKPRSIRPIGAYALYGLAVWYDRIVALDTVRGFLLQINPTNDNTIVLNPCHTDQFIDAKGFAIWEDTIWFTKDNSVYFCTFDQLEPQLFISLPYDADGVGVWNSTIYVTSQKLGYIVIYERQTKRKITQFPLPGVGPTNLTIRGEELWLCDRIEETVYCLDRATGELQFSMLTPFVNPTAIAFLNEPNTDQSTLYVSYSGEEAYIRDNPNADPNLELTYRDRTFIHPLYFRYYPEERYTLSSGYLLEMSYVEELLPLDEVEVQDLEWRIALPTETHRQKIRSVESIGLPFTEEIQEGQRVAVFKFPSLKSQERHVFGWKALIEVRGIKYQFDFDDVDKAPPLTSEFRDRYLVDDDELAMDTPAIQQAAKEAIGTETNLLRKMLKIRNYVYDRLSYGIKPHIDSPDVVLERGTGSCGEYVGVLLALARLNGIACRTVGRYKCPAFADRQNVPLEPDYNHVWIEFYVPGYGWLPMESNPDDIVERGPYPTRFFMGLPWYHAEIGKGISFESLRQNGVPLGDVMDISIGDLALNHIRFMILEELPPL
- a CDS encoding phosphodiester glycosidase family protein; this encodes MLVLLMIPIALYSRSQFSRPPRTDEMRSLFPGIVYERKALSDPRPLMVHQIAIDLATPGIRPFVTPGVVALSPRGLETVARTVTEFVDEFDLQIGINANFFNPFREETPWDFYPHIGQSVNNLGQVTSNGNTYSPPQAGWSTVCFLPQNRVRFEQSGFCPKETEQAVAGNDFLMKDGKPVPPPPHIAPKDKPYSRTVIAIDKSGKTLWLILVDGKQLQYSEGLTYVEMSEYLERLGAETALNLDGGGSVTLAVQTPTGAKVLNAPIQSRIPMRERPIAAQLGFFAPKN
- a CDS encoding pentapeptide repeat-containing protein, with amino-acid sequence MTHFINRDLRNRSFRKKNFALTNFRGADIRGCDFTGAILSGSDFANVKAGLSMRQKIYLGVLISAILLFAGDVMARLFFNTIGQSPLDFTTPYVPLFYGLVNLAGITSAIAALNPKTNLGRILTIATGVLIGAILGFGVGFFYPGLLSHVIFPPNRFIPSNQEWFNQILSFLDERNTTVAGFIAVFGAAIMLLFSRSQRRNSFKVGVSVLGAIASYVATFFWVTIANAFLINQNSTLGIVFSVVAIIYLALTFISINRIIYELQHAIGTSFRGAELTHARFEYADLRNTDFSQAIGFSPYEIK
- a CDS encoding ABC transporter permease, with translation MFELFLAQLKWSWIQYKRYAHEIFGGVIALTVTFYGLFLSVGYIAGGTVRFGDRLDAVIVGYILWSLIIFIMNGVNATLQREAQVGTLEQLFISPFNVRKTLLLRAVSDLVFQFVVIGIVLLFIMAITGRWLAFSPVLVLPLITVILGAYGLAFAIGSLTLIFKTAQQLAGILNFSLLFVLTIPTETWTGLQRYLGYLIPMTTGAGVMRDLMARQSGLDWVALGAAFLNGIVYFAIGMVLFRWSERETKRRGKLGGY
- a CDS encoding ABC transporter ATP-binding protein translates to MQVLEVEQLQKTYRSGGKTVEAVRNVSFNIANCEVLAFLGANGAGKTTTIKMIAGLILPDRGQVRIAGRDPHRHSIALKSVGAVLEGNRNVYWRLTPEENLEYFGVLRGLSGYVARQRAKSLLERFELIPKRNTIVQNLSRGMQQKLAIAVALIHEPQLLLLDEPTLGLDVEATQTVKRLVREIASEGRAILLTTHQLDIAEELSDRVAIIKQGEIVVQERTETLIQQFSGDAYRIDLEQELDSDRISKLSAIDAAIEGKTVFVRQTEWLYQALEILKPMTIIRVEKDQANLVDVFLKLVKK
- a CDS encoding phycobiliprotein lyase codes for the protein MTVSVLSSKADDQLIAAFFQQSEGQWRSERRYYTLPDGEAKEMVSLITIQFLEQGSPELIELARLHGLEDETSMTCGAAVTWDSENTVSGRTESKGSTLFGVIGSVLYRDRGFATSKPVTAGFYFNNPDTLCLRTEYKGSVFEEELKLIGGKYRTRQTIISRAGEQQMIGQYLEKRIA